The sequence GGGGAACCCTGATGCCCCGTTCCGTTGCGCCCTCGCGCTTCGCTCCGCAGCGGAGGGCCTCGAGCGCTCCGCCGAAGACGAGGCCCTCCACGCCGCTGGGTCCACCGCTGCGGACCTGTCGCCCCGTCTACGCCAATGCCTGCACGGAAACGCCCTTTGCCGCCTGTTAGGGATGCCGGCGGCGGAAGGCCCAAGGAGGTCATCGTCGAGCGACGCTTCCTGGCCGCGCGGTCCCGGCGCCGGGGCCCATTCCTCCGGGGCCCCTCACCCGGTCCTGCGCACCGGGGCCTCGGCGAGGAAGCTCTCCGCCGAGTCGTCCAGCTCGTCCATCCACTTGCGACGGTGCGGCGTGGCGCGGGTGCCGGTGACGATCGACGTGAAGGTGCGGTCGCGGTAGCCGAGGATGTCCTCCTGCTTGTCGCGCAGCCACTGCTTCAGCAGCTCCGCGACCTTCTCCACGCTGAAGCCCGGGTAGTCGGTGCGGTCGAGCAGGTCCCGGATGTAGGCGGTTTGGAAGTCCACCGCCCCGAACGAATCCTGGACCCCCTCCTCGCGCTCGACCCACGCCGCGATGTCCGCCTCGCGCTCCTCGGCGGACGGCAGCGCGGTGCGCCCCATGATGACGTCGCGCACCAGCCATGCCTGGGCGTCGAACATGTTGAAGGTGTAGTACTGGTCCTGCATCCCCAGGTAGGCGAGCTCCGGCTGGCCTTGCCAGAACACGCCCTTGTAGAGCCCCGGCGGGTAGAGCCGGTTGTGGCTCTCCAGGCGCAGCGCATTGGGAAGGAAGCGGTACTTGTGCTGGTAACCCGTGCACAGGATGACCGCATCGAGCGTCGCGGAGGTCCCATCCGCGAAGTGCGCGCGGTTCCCCTCGAACCGCTTCACCAGTGGTACCTCCTTCATGCCCATGGGCCACCTGAAGCCCATGGGGGCGGACCGGTAGCTGATGGTCACCGACTTCGCGCCCAGCTTGTGGCACTGCACGCCGATGTCCTCGGCGGAGTAGCTGCTCCCGATCAGCAGGAGATTCTTTCCCGCGAACTCCTCGGCGCCGCGGAAGTCGTGCGCGTGCAGCACGCGACCGGGGAAGGAGTCGATGCCCTCGAAGAAGGGCACGTTCGGCGTGGAGAAGTGGCCGGTTGCGTTCACCACCCGGTCGAACGACTCCTCGCGGACCTCGCGCTTGGCGAGGTCGTCGACCACCACGGTGAACTTCCGGGTCTCCTCGGACCAGGAGAGCCAACGAACGATGGTGTTGAACTGGATGTACTTGCGGACGTCGCACTTCTCCACCCGCCCGCGGATGTAGTCGTAGAGCACCTCGCGCGGCGGATAGGACGGGATCGGCCGGCCGAAGTGCTCATCGAAGGAGTAGTCGGCGAACTCGAGCGCCTCCTTCGGACCGTTCGACCACAGGTGCCGGTACATGCTGCCGTGCACCGGCTCGCCGTAGCGTCCCAGGCCGGTCCTCCACGTGTAGTTCCAGAGCCCGCCCCAATCCTCCTGCTTCTCGAAGCAGACGATTTCCGGGATCTCCGCTCCCTTGCGGGCAGCGGATTCAAACGCACGCAACTGGGCCAAGCCGCTGGGGCCAGCTCCGATGATCGCGACACGAAGAGCCATCTGGACACACCTCGAGCAGGGGAGCTGCCCGGCGCAGCTGCGCGCCGGCGACCGTCCCGCAGGTTCATGCACGTGGGCGCACGCGCCCCATGCACCGGAGTCCGTGGACTCCGGGTGGATGGAATGCCGAGCGGCGCAGAGGCCGGGGCAAGGAACGTCGGACGCGAGCGAGGGCGCCATCGACGCAGGAGCGTTTCGCATACCTGAGCGCGCGAGAACGGATTCCTATGGGGTCAAACCTTCACCAGACTTGACCGTGGATGTCAACGCTCGAGCTGCCTTGCGCCCTGACAACGTCCGCTCGTCCGCCCGCTCGCCCTGCAAGCGCACTCTTGGTATCTCGACCGTCGACCGCAGGGATGCGCCATCGCTCAGCCAGCGCGCCGATGCCTTGGGGACGGCGTCACCACAACGAGAGCTCGGTCAGACTCAGCGGCAGCCCGCCGTTGTCGGTCTTGCTGCGCAGGCGGATGTAGCGGGCGCTGGTCGCGGGGATGAACGATCCGACGATGCCGTCCATTTCAAGCGGGCCACCACACGTGCTCAGAAGCAGCGCGGAGATTCCAACCCGAAATTGCGCATAGCAGGCTCCCGCGGAAGGCGCGCTCACCGCGACCCGGCCGACGTTCTCCTGGCAGGCCGCGCAAGACGCCACGGGCGTCACGTACCAGCAATTGCGCATCGATGGCGGAGCCGCCATCACCCTTGGAGGGAGCGTCACCTCCCATGTCCTGACCGCCGACCTGTCACCGAGCGTCCACTTCGTGATTGTCACCGCGGGTGACCGCTTCGACCACTGCGGGTCGACGCCGGTCCGCTCGTTCGAGATCGTCGGAACGCAGCCCACCGCCCCGGCGCCCCTGGCCCCCACGGGAAGCACCTATGCCGCCCCCGACCCGAGTTCTCCTGGGCGCCCGCCACGGACGACGTGGGCATCGCGTCGTATGTCCTCGAATGGAGCGGGGGCACGCCGGTGACGCTCGGGGGAGCCGTGACGCGGGACACGCCCACAGTGGACCTCGCCGAAGGCGCCCACACCTGGCGGGTCACCGCCTGCGATGCCAGCGCGCAGTGCACGAGCAGCGTCTGGGCGTCCTTCTCCGTGGACCTCCAGGCGCCGACCGCGCCCTTCCTCCTGGCGCCGTCTCCCGAGGAAGTCGTCTGGGAAAATCCTCTCTACATCTTCGAGTGGGTTCCCGCCTACGACGCCCAGCACTGCGTCCAATACACGGTGGTCATCGATGACCAGGAGTACGCGGTCTCCGATTCGGACTCGGTGCGATACCTGGAGGAGTTCCTGGCCTACGTCGAGCACACCTGGTTCGTGAGGGCGTGCGACCTGGCGGGAAACTGCACGGACTCTCCCAGCCAGGTCTTCACCATCCAGCCCTACATCAAATGATGCAGTGAGCAGGACGGCGCCACCTCAGGGAAACGCGCTAGTGAGACATCCGTAAGCACAATCACGTACGCGTTTCCCTCCAATCCAAAACCAATCCCATTCGCTTGACAGACAACACAAGGAAGCGCACCTTGTCCAATAGCTGATTAGTCAGCCAAAACAGCAAAACAATCAATCGCAAGGGGTCGTCATGAGCCTGTCGCCATTCAGCACCCGTGAAGTGGCCGCGCGCCGCAGGAGCCGTTCTCTTCTCACGTTCGTGCTCACCGGGGCCGTGGCCCTGGGGGTGACCCTGCCTGGCGCGAGCCACGCAATCCCTGGCGGCAAAGGCTGGCAGGGAAGGTACACGCTCACCATTCCCACCGGCCAGGTCGACCAGTTCTTCCACTACGCGTGCCCAGCGGCCTACCCGGTCGCCACGAGCGGTGGGTTCCTCCCCAACCTCGCCGCCAAGATTGGAATGGTCGTGCTCGGTGATGGGCCCCGTCTGGACATCACGCCCGTGGGCTACAACGAATGGTCCTGGATCATCGGCTGGCCCAGCGGTGCACGGGCGGGGTCGACCATCAGCTTCGACGTCTACTGCGTCGCCGGGCCCGCCTGAGCAACGACGGGTCTGGTGTCCTCAGGGCGCCGCGGGGTTGTCCCAGACGCTGGTGAAGGCGGCGCCGAAGTAGATGCGCGCCGCGCCACGGTCATCGAAGGGCACCGGCGACATCGCCGCGAGGCAGGAGGT is a genomic window of Myxococcus virescens containing:
- a CDS encoding flavin-containing monooxygenase, which gives rise to MALRVAIIGAGPSGLAQLRAFESAARKGAEIPEIVCFEKQEDWGGLWNYTWRTGLGRYGEPVHGSMYRHLWSNGPKEALEFADYSFDEHFGRPIPSYPPREVLYDYIRGRVEKCDVRKYIQFNTIVRWLSWSEETRKFTVVVDDLAKREVREESFDRVVNATGHFSTPNVPFFEGIDSFPGRVLHAHDFRGAEEFAGKNLLLIGSSYSAEDIGVQCHKLGAKSVTISYRSAPMGFRWPMGMKEVPLVKRFEGNRAHFADGTSATLDAVILCTGYQHKYRFLPNALRLESHNRLYPPGLYKGVFWQGQPELAYLGMQDQYYTFNMFDAQAWLVRDVIMGRTALPSAEEREADIAAWVEREEGVQDSFGAVDFQTAYIRDLLDRTDYPGFSVEKVAELLKQWLRDKQEDILGYRDRTFTSIVTGTRATPHRRKWMDELDDSAESFLAEAPVRRTG